From the Mahella australiensis 50-1 BON genome, the window CTATATGATACATGTCGACAGCATCCTTCGAGAAACCCTCTAATTCTACCGCGACCCTGACCTGTGCCAATGGGCCTTTAGGCGAAAATGCGGCACTATCTCCTACAGTTGACATGATATCCTCATCAGCCGCCACCAGCACCTGAAAAGCAGCCCAATCCCTTTTGCCTGTTGTCAACGACATATGCTTGCACTCAAACAATGCTGAATTATCTTTAGAATCGTCGACGCCAAACTGATGTTTATAGCTTTCCTCCTTCAACCCCGCAATCACATTTACCACTCTTAATATCTCCCCTTTCCGCCAAAAGACAAGCGTATCTTATGCCAATCCCAATCGCTCAAATTGTTCCGCCGGAGCATCGTTGGCTTTCATCAATTCAACCATATGCTCGATCATCATTTTCTCTACATCCGGATCATTTATAGGGTTCTCCTGTTTAGGATCGCTTTCCAAGTCAAATAGCATATTGCTCACCGTCTCTTTATCTGCCTTGCTCAGGTCACGACCCGGCACTTTTATCTTCATAGTCCTGCAGCCTTTGGTAAATGCAAATGGCGATGCAAGTTGTATATCCTGTAGCTCTTCGGGGTAAAATGTATGCCTCATGTGCGTCGGCATAAGCGTGTATTCATACAACGGTTCATTGTCAGCGGTAACCGGAGCACGCATATAGACATATCTACCATCGGTACAATTCACATGGCCTCCGTGTATGCCGAATAACGCCGCCTCCCTTATCTTAGCATCGGTAGATATTGTATCCTTTAATGCTATGCCCTGCATATTTTCAGGAATATTGACATTAAAGAAGTCTAATAACGTGGGCGCTAAATCGATCGTTTGCACAAGGGCTTGGCGCCGCTCACCTTTTATACCGCATCGAGGATCCCATATGAACAGCGGAATATGGGCGACCTCGTTGTAAAAAGGCATTGCACACTTGGCCCACCAACCGTGTTCCCCCAATAGGAAACCGTGATCGGTATTCACTATGAGCATAGTATCATCCCACAAATCCAGCTCATCCATCATATTCAGCACTTTACCCAGGTATTCGTCGCACATGCTGACCAAGGCGGCGTATTCATAACGACAATGCTCTACCTGTTGCTGCGTTTCTTGAACGCGCCTGTATGGCGGCCAATCAAAATGAGTGCCATCATATTTATGGGGATAAAGGTCCTTATATTTCTTTTGCGTAAAGTATGGCTCGTGCGGGTCAAATGTCTCTATCTGCAAAAACCAGTTATCCTCAGTATAATTCGTCCTGATAAATTCCAATCCAGCAGCAAATGTTTTAGCCTGAGGTTGATCCTCTTCTTTTGGCATATATTTTCTGTTTACCCAATCCTGCCGCCACAGCTTTCCTCCTTGACCGGGCAAAGACTCCGGAATATATGGGTCTTTGACCTCGCCTTTCCAGGGATCTCCTTCTTGCCCTCGAAAGGCCTCCCACGTGTTATACCGCGTATGATATGTGCAGCCGCCTTCTTCCCAATAGTGGTAATGGTCGCTTACCAGATGCGTATATACCCCGCTGTTTTTCAGGATCTCCGGCATCGAGTCGTCAAATGGTTCAATCGGCCCCCAGCTCCTGTGCAGAAAGTTATACCTGCCCGTATGAATTTCCCTTCTGGCTGGCATACAGGGAGCGCTTCCTATATAACAATTATCAAATGTTACCGTACTAGCCGCCAAACGCTCAAAGTTCCGCGCTTTAACCCATTCGCAACCATACGGCGGCAGCATATGGCGGTTTAACGAATCAAACATAACCATTATTGCTTTCATAATGCATACCCTTTCCAGTGCATACTCCTATAAAATCCTATATATTAATATTCGGCATTGATTTAATAAATCCTCTATCTTCTATCGGTTTTAAACGGCACTACATCGCATGTTTCTAAATAAAAAGTAAGCATTCTCTCTTTCAGGGTCGTCAATACACCGCTAAGCGCGAGATCACCGATGCGGTTATGCAATTCCATGGGGTCTTCTTGAAGGTCGTATAGTTCATCTTCCTCATAAAGCCGCCTTACATATTTATAATGATGAGTACGTATCATCACAGCCTTTGTATGCTCAGGGCCTTCGCTGACCTGCAGGCTCTGACGAGGCCAATACAAGCCCTGCTCCGGAGCCCCTTTATTAACGCCTTCCCATTCCATGCAATGTGTCTCTCCATGCAGCCGGCCACCTTCGCAAAAGACAGCATCTCGGTGG encodes:
- a CDS encoding sulfatase-like hydrolase/transferase, with product MKAIMVMFDSLNRHMLPPYGCEWVKARNFERLAASTVTFDNCYIGSAPCMPARREIHTGRYNFLHRSWGPIEPFDDSMPEILKNSGVYTHLVSDHYHYWEEGGCTYHTRYNTWEAFRGQEGDPWKGEVKDPYIPESLPGQGGKLWRQDWVNRKYMPKEEDQPQAKTFAAGLEFIRTNYTEDNWFLQIETFDPHEPYFTQKKYKDLYPHKYDGTHFDWPPYRRVQETQQQVEHCRYEYAALVSMCDEYLGKVLNMMDELDLWDDTMLIVNTDHGFLLGEHGWWAKCAMPFYNEVAHIPLFIWDPRCGIKGERRQALVQTIDLAPTLLDFFNVNIPENMQGIALKDTISTDAKIREAALFGIHGGHVNCTDGRYVYMRAPVTADNEPLYEYTLMPTHMRHTFYPEELQDIQLASPFAFTKGCRTMKIKVPGRDLSKADKETVSNMLFDLESDPKQENPINDPDVEKMMIEHMVELMKANDAPAEQFERLGLA